TGCATTTCCTTTGCACATACTTCCACTGCTGCATACGGACAAGTAATCTTGAAAAAAAATGCACACCTCATCATTGTATCTCTTGCAAAATGTGTGGCCTTTGTCTgaatttctgtttttttttcttctcaaaaaaaatgTGTGGCCTTTGTCTGCAATTAAAACGTTTCAGTCATGAGGTGGTTTGGTATGGATGGATCCCACTGTTGAATCATGTCTTATACTTTTGTATCATCAATGACGACTGAGAACAAAGACTTTGAATGTCAGACCTGCTTTTCATTTACATTTGTGTGCATGCCTTGAAGTGGATTTCCCATCGCTTTTATCAAAGCATCCTATGTCATTATGCAAATAAGCTACAACTCTCTCAGAAATGGTAGAATAAGCATGGTTTATAGTAAACTTAAGAGTCGAAAACACATTAGCTCTAAAATTCTTTAGTTTCTTCACCTGCAAAGAGAAGCAGCATTAAGGCTTTAGAAAATGTCATGCTTCTTTATTCATCCTCATGTTAAATTTCACTTAATTTGTCCGCAACAGGTATGTGCCAATTAAATCTTGCTTGCACACAATTCCTGAATCCATAGAACAACGAGGAACCGAATGGCCTGAGGAGTGGCCAAAGAGACTTGAAACTTTTCCCGACTGGATGAACAATAGAGAGAAATTGATAGCAGACAGTGAGCACTGGAAAGCTATTGTTGACAATTCTTATCTAGCTGGCTTGGGTATTGATTGGTCCAACATTCGAAATGTAATGGATATGAAAGCCATCAATGGAGGGTAAGCCCCTAGCTTTGGTTCATCTGATGAAAGAGGCTCAAACATTTGCACTTCATTAATATGTTATTGGATCTCCCTCTTCTTTTAATTGTATACACAGATTTGCAGCAGCTCTTGCACAGCAGGAGGTGTGGGTGATGAATGTTATTCCTGTACATGCACCAAACACCCTTCCAATAGTATTTGAACGAGGACTTCTTGGCATGTACCACGATTGGTGCGAGGCTTTTGGTACCTATCCAAGATCATACGACCTTCTACATGCAGATCATCTCTTCTCAAGACTTAAGAACAGGTTACATGACCTTTTCCCCTTTATTTGCTCTCTTGTTTCAGTATTCCCCTCATAAAATATATGGATGATCCCGTCTTTCTTGATTATGAATCAAGAAGAAAGGTCGGATGTAGTTGTTCAGGTCTGGTCTACTTTTGGTCATTCTTCTATCTATCTGAAAAATAGAGTACTGCTCAAAGAAGGTGACTCGTAGTCCCTTTTCGAGTATTATCTTTGCTGTGGATGATCCAGTCGGTGTGCATATGAACGAACGGATTTCACTTCATTATGGACTACTATATGCCCTGCTTGTCCCCCACCCCCCATACCCCTTTCAAAAAGGGTTGCTGTGGTCTTCAAGAAATTTTTTTCTGACCTCTGAGGTGGTCCGTCAAGTCCTCTAGCCTAGGGTAGTCAAAATAAAGGCAGGAATCCTAGTGCACAgtaatttttcttataattgTAATATTGGGACATCAATGTGGTTTTGCTCCCCCTCAGGAGAAAATTTTTGGCCCCCCTCACTAGCTAAGATAAGCATTTGAAAATTCTCGCTGCTCCTTTGACTCCTTTCTTTATTCTCTATGTTGAGACGTCTGGACAAAAGAAGAATCAGATCCCAGATCTTTCCCAGAGTCCCCACCATACACTGGCTGTACTGTTACTATCACGGATATTTCCTCGGATGCCAAGGGTTTTGTAAAGTCTAAGCCATAGAAGAAGATTCTGCTTGTCATTCTTCTTGATGTTCAACTTGCTATTTTGGAACACTCAAGAAATCAATACAGTTACGTAATTCCTATAGTTTTAGCTTTGGGTCACGCTTAATAAAGTATGCAACAACATACCCATCGTAGTTCTACAAGGTGGGGTATGGCGAAAGTAGATTGTATGCAAACCTCCCCAACCTCAGGTAAATATTAAGAGCTTGTTTGCTTACTAAAGTATGATAATGGTAAATATTAAGTTTGAAACTTTCCATTTCCAGACTTTAAATTTTCTTCAGAGGTAAAGTGGTTTGTTTTCATGATCATTCATTGCAGGTGCAAGCATCccattgtgattgtggttgagATGGACCGTATATTACGGCCTGGTGGCTGGGGAATTATACGTGACAAGGTCGAAATACTTGATCCACTAGAGAAAATATTGAGAAGCTTGCACTGGGAGATACGAATGACTTTCGTGAAAGACAAGGAAGGCATCCTTTGTGCACAAAAGGCAATGTGGAGACCTTGATGAGTGCTTAGAGGCAAGTCATTTCATTATTTGGACTACATATGCTTCCAGACTTCCAGTCATTTTCTAGCAAGATCTGCTGTTTGTCAATTCGATATTGTCTATACTCGAGTAACACAGTGCCATGTTTGCCTACAATTGACTCCTTGTACCAATTTCTTGGCCTCCCTCTTCACACATTGCAAAAGAAATAGTCGTTGATCTAGAATTTAGACGTTGTGGGTTGTGAGTATGAGAAAGTGAGTTTGGTAATGTATATTAAAGCTTAATATTCATTGTTGGATCGTCGCTGGGAAGAAATTATTTTGTAGCAACTAGTGTGCGAGTGATACATTTTTGCTCTTACCATTGATTGACTACTGATACAGTCGTGCATATATTGAAATCTCTTTTATCCAACCTTACCTCTGCTGTTAAAGAGTACTATGAACCTTATACTGTGATGTGGTTTCATTAATTATTCTGATGTGGTGTTAATCACAAATTTGATAGTAAAATCACAAAAGAATTGAGCATCTTTTCACCTAATCATTACGTTGTTATCAAAACATCCAGAAGCCCTAGGCACCATGTAAAACTTCATAACTATGGCCATGATTTGGCAAGTTTCATTCAAAAGAATTTACAGACAAAAAATACAACCCATCTATAGTGGCCAACAAGCAATACGATTTGCTTCTCTTCCCTCCTGAAAAAATTGCAAAATTATAATTAGATCTGGAAAAACTTATGGCCGCTGCaagcatatatgtatatactgaGAATAagatgatgaacaaaatgaaagGGAAGAGAATGCCCACAGTATTCTAGAGGTTCATAAGTGAAATTCAACTGGACAAGCTGTAGTATGAGGCTTTATCAAAAAATCAAGTTGATTCATTTCTCAAATCCCCTAGTCTTAGCTGATCGTAATTTGTAACTCACGTCAACTTTATATACCCTTAGGATCACCTCACTCCACCACATCATATGAGCTTTTTTCTGAAGGAATTAAATCCAACAGATCCTTTGAATCCTTCCCTTCATCAAATAGATCATCATAGGTGACGGGCATCCTTATTCTATCATGAACAGATGCACGTTTTGCTCCACTATCTGACTGTTCAACAGGATCTTGCTGCAGCAAAACATCTGAAGAACTGGCTGTAATCTTGTCTCCCATTGTCTGACTAGATCTCTCCAAAGAAGCTTCTTTGTTTTGGAGCGGTTCTTGCTTGAGATTAGCCTGCCTAAACTGCTTCTGCAAAATTATGTTCTTAGTGAGCACTGATATAGGCACACACAATAGAACAATAGGCAACTAGCAGATCAACAGTTCAAATTATGAATGCAATTGTTTAGAAAACACAGCATACTAAGCTGAAATCTTTAGTCATAAGAAAAATAGCAACCAGTAAACAGAGATTCACATTTTGATGGGAGAGGTAAGTTTTGTCCTCGCAATTAGAAATGACCATGGCTACCCAAGGGCTGGAGGATTTTTCCCAATAATATGCATTTTAATTTCGAGGAAGTGATCCACAATACAGATAatgaatcaaaattcaaaattttaacacATCCAAATACGCAGTGTGAAATTTAGGCCATTTTTATAGAGCAATGAGAAGAGATACATTGGTAATTGCATTATATTTGTCTTGCAATGAATACTGCAGAGTTCATAATAAACTACAAAAGCACCTCCATAAGGCCTTTACTAAAgattctttcctttctttaagGTTACctgctttattttttttcatttgtttgagtAGAACAAAAACCTTCAGCATTGTCAAAAAGATTCATGTTTACTGATCCTGATAatggaaaattcatgatcaatGATGGTGACTACCTAGTTTCCAGGCTGGGCAATAAAACTGCCACATGCACTGGggataaaatattcatgtttACTGATCCTGATAatggaaaattcatgatcagtGATGGTGATTACCTAGTTTCCAGGCTGGGCAATAAAACTGCCACATGCACTGGGGATAAATATGTACTAAATGAAGCGTAAAGAATTATGACCTACCTCAAACTCCTTCCCTTTCTTCATTATCTCTTTGTATGCATTTGGATCTCGTACTTTAAGGATGCTCCACAATATTCCACCACCTGTTCGGTAACGCCTGCCATCAGCTGTCTTCTGGCCACCACAAGTCTGAATTGCATCCACCTGTAAATTTAACTGCAGCATCATCAACTGATTCATAATTGGAGAACTCAAGAATCATATAAAATGGTTCCAGCAAGTAAGATCTTCCTCAAGAAAAAAGGATGGAAGGATGGGAACTACCTAGAAAGTGAATTTATACGAAAATTGTAACTTTTCTCTTTGATTTCACACTAGATATCCAGAAAAGGGATATGATGACCTAAGCATATTGTCATAGCCAAAAAATCATTAGATGTTAACACATACATGCTATCCCTCATTAACCAAAGGTCCCTTTTTTCTAGAATAGGTAAGTATCATCTTCGTTAACCAAAGGCAAagcttctttattttttggtgGCTAGTTATCAAAGGCAAAACGCAACCCATTTACCTTGCCCTTGTGCAAAGGGCTCCATAGCCATATAGGCTCCAGAGCAAGATTTTCATTTCCAATCATAAAACTCAAAAGCTTCTTTTTTTTACAGAAAAAGAAAACTCAGAAGTTCTGCCTCTTTCAGTGTCTAGAATCTTAGTTCTCTTTATGGCCTAACTTTTCagctaaaaaaaaatatgcagtAAACTACTCACAAACCCTGATAACCATAGAACCCCCAGGGAAATACACACCAACCAACGTACTCACAAAACCATATACCAGTATGAACTTTTTGACAAAGGTAACAGGTTTGTATATAAATCTTCAGAACTAAAGGCTAGGATCCCAAATTTACACCAGGGAGCTTACACACAGTTGAGTAGACTCAACAAATCTAAAAACAACTAGGCCCTACTTCATCTTACCATATGTATGAACTCACCACTATTGAACATTCAATACGAAAATCTTAGTTGGTTTCAATCATTTTTGCTTTATCTTTGATCTTATTATTTCTCCTTTTCCCTTTTTCTGTTAAATCTCTTTTCCTGGATGAGAGAAAGATATAGACAGATTTATAAATGAGGAAAAGAAGATAAAGTTTACAAATATAGATAGTCTATGAATTCTTAAGCAGAGAGAAAATTGGGGAGATATGGCAAACTGGTAGAGGAAAAGGAGAGAGAGTGGGAAAGTGGTTCTTTTAAAAGATAAAGAATAAGAGTAAGCGAATTGTTTAGTGGGACCCGTAACGCCACATGGCCAAGCAACGGCAAAGTCTCAcactattttttgtgtgttatatttcataaaacataaattttctCTTCCAATATACCCCAATGAAGACTTCCTTCAATGCTTCAGTTGAATGATtgagttttaatatttttgtagTATACAAATCAGGTGAAACATCTTCCACATACTCCAACTAACCCAAAGGTACACAATCTCTCGCCAGTTCTTTTATAGACAGTTATTAGTGTGAGAAAAAACAGAATCTATAAGTTTACTAAACCAGAAGCCCTGGAAGAAAAGATGGGTTTCTAGAAGTTCATTCAACCatatatagataaataaaagaaccaCCAAGACTTCCTCTCCATAATTAAGACCACCCTACATTGAGCACCACCTTGTGAGTGTTTACTAACATTTATTAATTAAAGCAATTCCAACACAACCAATGTTCTAgcaaatctttttttatttaatattttcataaagcATGCTCTAGAAATTCACTAACCTAGATAGAATTGTTTTGGAACTCTTtctgaacaaaaaaaaaaggagaggcAGCAAGCAAGAGGTTCTAACTAACTTGGGGAAAATACAAAATGCCCATTATTTGTCAAATTAATACACAAATAATTTTCACTACTTAAACTCGGAGCTCTTTCTGATAGAGTTGCTTGGCATAACGGGACAAATAGGAATTAGAAGATTCCACGTATGGAAAACACTTACACCTAATGCTTCAGCCGTTGTTGCCATTTCCTTTTTGACCCTTTAAGAGTTCCCACTTACTTTCTAAAACACTTTCTCCACTTTTCCATCAACCCTCTGACTcccattagaaaaaaaaaacaaagggaaaaagaaagaggaaaaagaTGCAATTTTCTGCATATCGCATTTCTATGTGCATACCATGGGGTAAAACAACAAAGACAGGAAAAATCATTGTAATCAATCCAAATAGACACCACAAAGTAGTTCCGCCAGAAGCTATCTTGGAAGAAAGGTCCACGGTACGAAAGCAGTGAAAATGGCTTCACCAGGAGGCATCTGTGAGTATTACAACATTGAGAATCAGAaactacaaaaaaaaacattagaCCTTAAATTAATCGTGTTAAGAGTCAGGCCCATCCTTCACCTCTTAGCAATCACTGAACAATTCTCAATCTAGCCAAGACCAGGGGATAGATAATTCTAGAATGCCCAATCTCTggtatcaagaaaaataattggCACCAACATGGAGATGGAGGCCCATAAGCTTTAGTGAATATGAACTAGGGGATGGCAAGTGGTTTTGAGGCTAATAAGCGTATTTGGTATAACTTTTACACTTCCCATCTAGCATGC
This region of Solanum dulcamara chromosome 9, daSolDulc1.2, whole genome shotgun sequence genomic DNA includes:
- the LOC129904211 gene encoding uncharacterized protein LOC129904211 → MELEDSILDFSDEDESFEDDEDVKMNDIEEGELVEKISKTGLEEMGGACASSTNPNSGKKNRRRRKNKGKNKRKRVSSGPITDINRFVLDVGKRLKEKKSYLIWTAVGCLGVSALSDLVKEVDAIQTCGGQKTADGRRYRTGGGILWSILKVRDPNAYKEIMKKGKEFEKQFRQANLKQEPLQNKEASLERSSQTMGDKITASSSDVLLQQDPVEQSDSGAKRASVHDRIRMPVTYDDLFDEGKDSKDLLDLIPSEKSSYDVVE